A genome region from Akkermansiaceae bacterium includes the following:
- a CDS encoding SUMF1/EgtB/PvdO family nonheme iron enzyme gives MKLPIIPSRRLAVLAGIALGTPAFAVVSIDYVTVGDINNANDAATGGLYGAVGYEYKISKNETTISQYAAFLNAVAKTDTYALYNTSMQTNANISGIQRIGTSGDYSYTVLGSGNRPITYVSWFDAARFTNWLHNGQTTGAQNASTTEDGAYTLNGATSGVGSSKNVGATVWLPSENEWYKAAYYDPNKGGPGVGGYWAQATQSNTINSNTVGAAGAANYFDSTDFAVTQSGSYSSSQNYLTDVGAYGPNSESAYGTNDQAGNVFEWNDAVVFGSTRGMRGGSWANNSDSLPASKSNVNTPPNELDYVGFRVASVPEPSALLLTVLSASALLTRRRRFTL, from the coding sequence ATGAAACTCCCTATTATTCCCTCCCGCAGGCTCGCCGTTCTGGCTGGCATCGCCCTTGGAACTCCGGCCTTCGCCGTTGTCAGCATAGACTACGTCACCGTCGGTGACATCAACAACGCGAACGACGCGGCGACCGGCGGTCTTTACGGCGCGGTTGGCTATGAATACAAGATTTCGAAGAACGAGACGACCATCTCGCAGTATGCCGCGTTCCTCAACGCCGTGGCCAAAACGGACACCTACGCGCTTTACAACACTTCCATGCAGACGAACGCGAACATTTCGGGCATCCAGCGCATCGGCACATCGGGAGATTATTCCTACACCGTGCTCGGCAGCGGGAACCGCCCCATCACCTACGTGAGCTGGTTCGATGCGGCGCGTTTCACCAACTGGCTGCACAACGGCCAGACGACGGGAGCGCAGAACGCATCCACCACGGAAGACGGAGCCTACACGCTCAACGGCGCGACCAGCGGCGTGGGGTCCTCGAAGAACGTGGGAGCCACGGTGTGGCTCCCTTCGGAAAACGAGTGGTATAAGGCGGCGTATTATGATCCGAACAAGGGCGGTCCCGGAGTGGGCGGCTACTGGGCGCAGGCTACGCAGAGCAATACGATCAACAGCAACACCGTCGGCGCGGCAGGCGCGGCGAATTACTTCGATAGCACGGATTTTGCGGTGACGCAGAGCGGTAGCTACAGCAGCAGCCAGAACTATCTGACGGATGTCGGTGCGTATGGCCCGAATTCGGAGAGCGCGTATGGAACGAACGACCAAGCGGGGAACGTGTTTGAATGGAACGATGCGGTGGTCTTTGGTTCGACGCGCGGGATGCGGGGCGGTTCGTGGGCCAACAACTCCGACTCCCTGCCCGCGTCCAAAAGCAACGTCAACACGCCCCCGAACGAGCTCGACTACGTGGGGTTCCGCGTCGCCAGTGTCCCCGAGCCGTCGGCATTACTTTTGACGGTATTGTCAGCTAGCGCGTTGCTGACCAGAAGGCGTCGTTTTACCCTTTAA